A genomic window from Silene latifolia isolate original U9 population chromosome 11, ASM4854445v1, whole genome shotgun sequence includes:
- the LOC141612185 gene encoding protein NRT1/ PTR FAMILY 1.1-like, which yields MESHEDIDQEKGMNEALGGVRTIPFILANEGFEKAAYYGLLPNMLLYLMGVYGLDTVTGSNIIFLWSAATNFTPIVGAFLADAYVGRFRMISFGCVSALLGMIIMWSTTIIPGVTPPSHKETSSNSTSATLIQLVYICTSLGLMSIGSGGIRSSSMAFGADQLLSKGKPGGKRFIETFVSWYYFCSISAMVFAFTFIVYMQDHFGWQIGFAIPASLMFVSALCFFSASSFYVKMKPMSSAFTRLSQVVAASWRNRHYQFSSCLGADTIYHVAKGSILQVPTQKLRFLNKACIVKDRQRDISIDGIANDPWSLCTIDQVEDFKEIVNIIPIWSTGIMLAVTHSCVSSFLVVQAKSMDRHFITPSFEIPCASFGTFALSSVLLWIVLYDRVFIPLASRVMGKPVAIHVITRMGIGFVLSFACMVVAGVVENARRRSAIEGKLVMPMSALWLVPQVCLIGLAEGITTIAQIEFFYSKFPKSMASISVNLAALAISISGLVSSIIVSVINYVTKQDGAESWISSDPSKGHYDYFYWVLAGLSLLNFIYFLVCSRSYRK from the exons ATGGAGTCTCATGAAGATATTGATCAAGAGAAAGGGATGAATGAAGCTCTAGGTGGTGTACGAACCATACCCTTTATATTAG CAAATGAGGGATTTGAGAAAGCAGCATATTATGGGCTTCTACCTAATATGCTTCTGTATCTAATGGGAGTTTATGGCTTGGACACGGTAACCGGTTCCAACATCATATTCTTGTGGAGTGCTGCAACTAATTTCACACCTATTGTAGGAGCTTTTTTGGCAGATGCCTATGTCGGCCGCTTTCGAATGATTAGCTTCGGATGTGTTTCGGCCCTGCTG GGGATGATAATTATGTGGTCGACTACTATAATTCCAGGGGTAACTCCTCCATCACATAAAGAAACATCAAGTAACTCAACTTCTGCAACATTAATTCAGCTGGTTTATATATGCACCAGCCTTGGTCTAATGTCGATTGGTTCTGGTGGAATCAGATCTTCATCCATGGCCTTTGGCGCTGATCAATTGTTGTCAAAAGGTAAACCGGGTGGTAAACGATTTATAGAGACCTTTGTGAGCTGGTATTACTTTTGTTCCATATCGGCAATGGTCTTTGCATTTACCTTCATTGTGTACATGCAAGACCATTTTGGATGGCAAATTGGTTTCGCAATTCCTGCCTCACTGATGTTTGTTTCGGCACTTTGCTTCTTTTCGGCTTCTTCATTCTATGTCAAAATGAAGCCTATGTCTAGCGCGTTTACTCGTTTAAGTCAAGTTGTTGCTGCTTCATGGAGAAATAGGCATTACCAATTTTCAAGTTGTTTAGGCGCTGACACCATTTATCATGTTGCAAAGGGCTCAATTCTGCAAGTCCCAACGCAGAAACTAAG GTTCTTGAACAAGGCGTGCATTGTAAAAGATCGTCAACGAGATATTTCAATAGATGGTATAGCTAATGATCCATGGAGTCTATGTACAATAGACCAAGTTGAAGATTTCAAAGAAATCGTCAACATAATACCAATATGGTCGACCGGAATTATGCTTGCAGTAACTCATTCATGCGTGTCTTCATTTCTAGTGGTTCAAGCAAAATCTATGGACCGCCATTTCATTACACCAAGCTTCGAAATTCCATGTGCATCCTTTGGTACATTTGCACTTAGCTCTGTCTTATTATGGATTGTTCTCTATGACAGAGTATTCATCCCATTGGCGTCTAGAGTGATGGGTAAACCCGTAGCCATACATGTCATAACTCGCATGGGAATCGGTTTTGTactttcttttgcatgtatggtGGTAGCTGGAGTTGTTGAGAATGCTCGTAGGCGTAGTGCTATTGAAGGAAAGTTGGTTATGCCAATGTCGGCGTTGTGGCTAGTGCCACAAGTGTGCCTTATCGGCTTAGCTGAAGGGATTACAACAATTGCTCAGATTGAGTTTTTTTACTCCAAGTTTCCGAAGAGCATGGCAAGCATATCGGTCAATCTTGCCGCGTTAGCAATAAGTATTTCAGGCCTGGTTTCGAGTATTATAGTAAGTGTCATAAATTATGTTACGAAACAAGATGGGGCGGAGAGTTGGATATCAAGTGACCCAAGTAAAGGTCATTATGATTACTTCTATTGGGTTCTTGCTGGTTTGAGCTTGCTCAATTTCATCTATTTTTTAGTTTGTAGTAGGTCTTATAGGAAGTAA